Proteins encoded within one genomic window of Streptomyces sp. NBC_01314:
- a CDS encoding TetR/AcrR family transcriptional regulator C-terminal domain-containing protein encodes MGGQAVPRYSQIVGELRQRIETGELAPGDRVPSTREITKQWGVAMATATKVLTELRQEGMVRAVPGVGTVVAAPSRPVRAARPAAASRPGRPSDASSGQAALTLGRIVGAAVTVADTEGLAAVSMRRVAAELGVATMSLYRHVADKDDLLTRMMDTVIAEYPLPAGPPEGWREAIELAARQLWDLFRRHPWFAPALSVTRPQMITSALPYSEWMLATLHAHGLDLQSAFTAHLMLLNYARGVAVHLESEQEAEAHSGLDSEEWMDTQEPALLAILATGRFPALSRLATAGYDLDLDALFEFGLQRLLDGLASLLNEGSAD; translated from the coding sequence GTGGGCGGACAGGCGGTACCGCGCTACAGCCAGATCGTCGGCGAACTGCGGCAGCGGATCGAGACGGGTGAACTGGCGCCGGGCGATCGCGTGCCCTCGACCCGCGAGATCACCAAGCAGTGGGGCGTCGCGATGGCGACCGCGACCAAGGTACTCACCGAGCTGCGCCAGGAGGGGATGGTCCGTGCCGTCCCTGGCGTCGGGACGGTTGTGGCGGCCCCGAGCCGCCCGGTGCGGGCCGCCCGCCCCGCGGCCGCCTCACGCCCGGGCAGGCCGTCTGATGCGTCATCGGGCCAGGCGGCACTCACGCTTGGACGGATCGTCGGTGCCGCCGTCACGGTCGCCGACACGGAGGGGCTGGCTGCGGTCTCGATGCGCCGGGTGGCCGCCGAGCTCGGGGTGGCGACCATGTCGCTGTACCGGCACGTGGCCGACAAGGACGATCTGCTGACGCGGATGATGGACACGGTCATCGCGGAGTACCCGTTGCCCGCCGGCCCGCCGGAGGGCTGGCGCGAGGCGATCGAGCTAGCGGCCCGGCAGCTCTGGGACCTGTTCCGCCGCCACCCGTGGTTCGCGCCGGCCCTGTCGGTGACCCGCCCTCAGATGATCACCTCAGCGCTGCCGTACAGCGAGTGGATGCTTGCCACCCTGCACGCCCACGGACTCGACCTGCAGTCCGCCTTCACCGCGCACCTCATGTTGCTCAATTACGCCCGTGGTGTCGCAGTCCACCTGGAGTCGGAGCAGGAGGCCGAGGCGCACAGCGGCCTGGACAGCGAGGAGTGGATGGACACTCAGGAGCCCGCGCTCCTGGCGATTCTGGCCACCGGCCGGTTCCCCGCGCTCTCACGCCTTGCCACGGCCGGTTACGACCTCGACCTCGACGCCCTCTTCGAGTTCGGCCTCCAGCGCCTCCTCGACGGCCTTGCCTCACTCCTCAACGAGGGCTCCGCCGACTAA